The Zea mays cultivar B73 chromosome 7, Zm-B73-REFERENCE-NAM-5.0, whole genome shotgun sequence DNA segment cgtagtgagctaaatgtcttagattcacggaacttggattgaattgtagcatacatgtgtttatgcctttgatcatgttcactctgcattttgttgcttattgtggtgctcaagttgtacaaacactccctggacctcacaagtccgttgcaaagtgatgcacatgtttagggggagatgtgttacaacttgacactttgagactaatcatatgcttgagtttgcttgatttagtctcgaaggagaattgaaagggaaaaggtggacttggaccatgaaagacttccactgcactccgatgagagggtaacttattccaagttcatctcatgaactcatattgccatttgctcgtaattgaagattttggtgaggcaatggggttaagagggccaagattgatcccgttttggtgcttgatgccaaagggggagaaaataaaggccaaagcaataaatggatcagctaccacttgagagatttgaaaatagtagagtagagcttttggtttgtcaaaactcttttagtctcttttgtcaaaagttggcttcttgtggggagaagtagtgattatgggaaaaagggggagtttttgaaatctttgatcaatctcttttggaatgactctctttatgcttcaacatgtgtgtttgacttagagatagagatttgagtttgatttgcaaaaacaaaccaagtggtggcaaaggatgatccatatatgccaaattgaatcaaaatgaatttgagttttatttgaagtgattttgcacttgttctagttgctttatgttgtgttggcataaatcaccaaaaagggggagattgaaagggaaatgtgcccttgggccatttctaagtattttggtgattgagtgccaacacaagtgcttaaatgtaaatctatgcccatggatggacaagttgcaaatcaaaagaaaaggtatgtttctaagacttaatacattggttttgtgtactaatatacttgtctaagtgttagaaacagaaagaagagaagagttggctgtgtacagccaaaaggctgtttcggtctggggcaccggactgtccggtggtgcaccggacagtgtccggtgcgccaggctgcctcgggcgaagaggccgctctcgggaatttgccgacggcgtatgactaaaattcactggactgtccggtgtgcaccggactgtccggtgagccaacgtcggccgggccaacggtcggccgcggaatctgcgcgcgacacgtggccgagccaacggtcggaagggggcaccggactgtccggtgtgcaccggacatgtccggtgcgccaacggctcccggatCTGCaacgtcgactgcgctgtttaaggaaggaaatcgggcaccggacagtgtccggtgtgcaccggactgtccggtgcacccgacgacagaatgcaaggatggccttccagatttgttctcaacggctcctagctgccttggggctataaaagagacccctaggcgcatggaggaacaccaccaagcattcctacaacattcctaagcaccaagacatagatctcgcgcattcgtttcattgtgatagcatatagagctcttgtggagttgtgaactctttgagttgtgttgcgagctcttgttgctacttgtgtgcgtgttgttgctctgatcttttgaagtcttgtgtgcgttgctcattcccccccttgctctgtgtttctttgtgaacttcaattgtaagggcgagaggctccaagttgtggagattcctcgcaaacgggattgagaaaaagcaagcaaaacatcgtggtattcaagtgggtctttggaccgcttgagaggggttgattgcaaccctcgtccgttgggacgccacaacgtggagtaggcaagcgttggtcttggccgaaccacggaataatccactgtgtcatctctgtgattgatctcttgtggtattgtgttgttgagactcctttatagccacttggcaattattgtgctaacacttaacaagtttttgtggctataagtttaagttttataggatcacctattcaccccccccccctctaggtgctctcagtgccccagggccagaaaccataactcttgtttttcagctgattttcaaatcggttttcgttctaacttgtgagtgagttctagagtgacacctagaactgtatgtgagtgtgattgtgcaccaacactacactagaactctcttggtcaaactactcatcgacaacccctttttatagtacggctaaaagagaataaaagacctaactaaatcacgagtgtccacatctccctgacactcggactccgtagtccttcaccttttgtttcgtcgttttagccgtcgcttcgagttcttatctccgggattgttttcaccgttgtagtacttctacccgtcatgcgacctaacttaccatttgtctctgcaaaacacacgttagtcacatataacattacgttgtcattaatcactaaaaccaaccaagggcctagatgctttcaaaggCTATGTTGGGTGTGTCCTCTACAGCTGGTCATCAGTGATCGGATTGGGCTAAATCCAACTATCTATCTCCTTAAACGGACCCTTGATTGGGAGGGCCTACGCTAACCTCGGTTGGAGCCCCAGGCACACGGCGTTATAAATATAGGACTAAGGGGTCGCAGTAAGAACTAACGCTAGTACCtcgccccaaaaccctagcccccagAGGCCCCCATCGCCTAGGCGTCGGAGTGTCTGGAAACACGACAACTTACAGCGGCTCGGATCCCGATGTCTGCTGCTTCTCTGCAGGACAACAGTACGAAGATAGCAACAACAACAATAAGGTGTGTTTCCCCATTCCTCTCAATAGATCAGATCTACTCGTCATCGAGGTTTTACTTTCAGTTACAGATTGGTATTCTAGGGACTTAGAAATCGATCCTAGGCAGTATAGATTCTATAATAGGCTAAGCATATTATGACTATACTAGCACCACTGGTTACGCTACATGAAAATGTCACGAAGGAGATGAGATTTTCCTCGTGTTCCTTCCTTTTCTGTCAGAACTCAGCGCTGGATGCTCTTTTTTTTTTTATTATAGAAACAAAAAATGTTCTAGACTTTCCAAGTCTCCTACATTAAATTGATAATTAACTAAAAAACGATCATAGAATAAAAAACAAACATCCTCAAGAGGAACCCCGGCCCTTAATAATCAAGCACTCTCTAATTTAGTATTGGACCTCAATCCATATCATGTGAAGATCTCTATGGCCACTACCGCTAATGCTCGACACATTGTAAGGACTAAGGACCTCCAGTTGATTTTCTTTTTTCTACAATAATCTATAGAATCTAAACCAGTATGTCCCCTGAAAAGAACCAACATAATTGAAGGTATTGGTTTAAAAGAAAAGACTCCATCATTACGACAAAGTCAAATATACCAAAATATTGCCGCCACCCAGTCTTTTCCTATGTGTGGTTTTCTTGTAATGCAAAGTTAATGATTCTCCAAATATTTCTAGCAATATAGCAATCAAAGAAAATGTGCTAGATAGTCTCATTTTGATTACAAAAGCTGCATTTCGTACTACCTTTTCACCCGTGTTTAACTATATTATCATTAGTGAGAATAACGCCCCTCCCTAAATACCACATGAAGCTTTTAattttgagagagagagagagttttagTTTCCAAAGCAGCTTATTTCTATTTGATGGAGGGGTGTTTATTAGAAGGAAGTGCATTGATCGAATAGAGAAAATTCCATCTTTATGGCACCTCTAGGAATGTCATTCGATTATCGTAAAGAAATAGTTGCCAATAGATTTGATAAATTCCAGAACTCGATCTGTTTTACTCCAACAATAGCTCGATGAAATGATAGATTAGATATGTTTTCATTCATAACCTCTCTGGCTAAAGCATTTTTTCACACACGATATTAAAAAGGTTCAGGAAATAATCCTTATGACCCGTTCGTTTGTTTAGGATTGGATCAGAATTTATTCCAACTTATCAAAAATTATATAAATTAAATAAACAATCCGATCATAAACCGTTTCAGACCTCAAATCCATGCAAAACGAACAGGGCCTTAAAGGGTCATGAACTCATGATCCATCTGTCCTCCCAAAACCCGATTGTCCTTAACGCGCCGAATACTCTTGTTGGCCATTCGCAGCATCCAAGGTAGTTCGGAGCAAAATGTTACCGCGCGCGCGCACATTAAGCTCACCGCGGTCTCCTCGACGGCACAACAAATAAGAAAACCAAGGAATTTCTAGAGATTCTTACACCAAGCGACAGGAACGATCCAATAATCGTCAACTAAAAAATGCAGAAACTTTTAGCTAAAGCCTCTGCAACTTTATTGCTGGCGAGCCGAAGAGCTCAAGAGCCGCTAGGTAGGGGGCAGGGGCAAGGGCAAGGGCAAGGGCAACGCAGAGGCAGAGCTACCCCAGAGGCCCAGACGCTGAAAACCTGAAACCTTACACTGACGCAACCAGGCAAAGAGCAGCTACAACCAACCAGACACATCACACATCAACTGCGCTATGCAACGCTAGCATGGGCATAGAGCTGATCGAGCAGATCAAAGCACCAGCATGGCCTGCCGCCTGCATAGCAGCACACGCAGTGCTTCCGATCACTTGGCCCCGAACTTGCTCTGGAGGAACTGGACGAACTCGAGCACCTTGGCAGGGTCGGACAGCGCCTTGGCCACGCTCTCCCGCTCCCTGCAACGCGCCGCCCAGGCCACGATCCTGGGGCAGTGCTCCTGGATGCTGAACCCGCCCAGCTTCTCGTAGGCGAGGAACCAGGACGTGAAGGGCACCAGAGCCACGTCcacgaagccgagggcgccgcCGCCGAAGAAGGGCTTGTCGGCGAGCTCCCCCTCCAGGGTCTCCAGGACCTCCACCAGGTCCTTCTTCGCCTGCTCCCGCGCCTCGCCCTCGAACTTCCACAGCCGAGTCTGGCTGTCATAGATCTGACGACGATAACCAACGTAAAGATTATTTTACTGTGGCTGTCGACCAGAATTACTGTAGAAGGAGATGTCTTTTTGCTTTGGAGGAGGATGTCTCACAAATCCTTACAGTAAAGTAATTAATGTGGCAGATAAATGGTCCTGACTTTGTTTAGTCCAGCTTATGAATTATCATAATCTAGGTATCTAGGTTATATAATTTATCTAATAATATGTTGTTTGTTTATCTCTCTACTTATGCCCTATTTGAGAGGGCTCCGGCTCCTCTGAAAACGGCTCCGGCTCTAACTCCTTTAAAAGAGTAGCTCTTCCGTAGAAGACTGTGTCTTTTACAAATCGTTTGGCAAAACGGCTCCTCATGTATTTTTTGATTTGGTGTATCGATTTGAACCTTTTGAGGCTAATCAAAAAATTATAGATCAATGGTTTGAGTTGTCCTAAAGCTAAACTGAAACCGAAATAATAGGAACTGAGCGGAACTGAAACTGAGACAACAGTGACAACGTCAAACTATTGCAGCACCAAACTTTTGCAGAGGGAGGGCGTCAAACTATTGCAGGATTCATCAAACAAAAAGACAGCTTCACATAAGTGGTGAAATGAAAATAATGCAACCAAACTGCAACCTTCACCAAACCATTGATCTAGAACTGCTACTTAACTACTTAGCAGGTTAAGTAGCAGGATCTTTTTTTTAAACTACTTAGCAGGTTAAGTAGCAGGATTTTTTTTTTGCTTCATTCAGGCTTTCTTCAGGCGTCAAACTATTACCAAACTGAAACCAAACTACGAACTCGTGGAAGAGAAACGACCGTGGATTGTGGAGTGCGACAAGAAAGACTCGTAGGCCAGAAAAGCACGATGGCGGATGGCCCAAACTGCGCAGTTTCGCGCTCGTATGCGGAGCGGAGCCGTGCACAGCCAAAATTTTGGGCTCTAGAGCCATTTTTTGGCGCTGCGTTCAGAAGGGCTGTGGCAAGGAGCTGAAGCCGGAGCCGTCCGGGAGCCCTCCTAAACGAGGCTTTATttaagctagattatataatttataGGATAAACAAATAGAGCCTCACTCCAAAAAATACGACGGTGACGCTTGCAAGCACCGATGTGCTAATAAATAATTGGACCTAAGTAGAGATAGCAATGGCCCCATCCACGATTCCTCAGGAAATTCCTTCATCATGGGATAGAGATGTAAACCGGAAATTTCTCCCCTTCGACGGATAAACGGGAACGAGAAAGCATTCCTCATCCCTATTCTCCACGAAGACCCGTTAAACTGGCATATAACGATATTTTCGTGTactagttaatgataaaaataaataattatcttaCCAAGAGATCACTTATCGTACAAATGTGTTCATTTTGTACACATAGTGATTTCTTATATCTACAATATatataagtgacaatgttttgTATTGATAATAAATATAATTTAAGTGAGAATGAGGATCACACTGTTGGAGATTTATTCTTATGGAGAACGGAGATGGTGAATAAATGTCTCTCGTAAGCATTCGTAGGGATCTTCGCCAAAAAAAAAATTCGTGGCGCACTTACACTCGTAGTAAAGCAGCGATCTTTCGCACAGGATATATGTTTATTGTTCCGAAACATTGCTGAAGTGGCAAGGCACCTATAGTTGTTGCACCAATTTTCCAACTAACTAGCACTAGTGTACCTAATAAAAGTTAGAAAGGTGACTGCTTTACAGCTTATTTTGTCATATTCCTAAATTTAAATCATTTCCAAGCAATTGTGGGCCTGGTGGTCCATTTTAGTCCTTAAATTTTATGTATATATTCAAATGTATGTATGCTAATAAATCTCTCTATATATAACACATATATATACTAAATATTGTATTGTATGAATATATTAAAATGCTAAAACGGTTAATATTTTAGGACGGAATAATTATTTAGTAATGGATCTAACGATGGATTTACCACCCTAGTTAGATTTTCGATCGATAGAAACCGAAGCAAGAATCTTTTTTTTTTTGTGAGAAAATCATCTTACAAGACAACTGAAAGGAGACAAGAGACATGCATGCGTATAGAAACCGACAAGCAGGAAGCAGTCACCTTCTTGTCGATGTAATCGGCCCAGAAACGCGCCTGCGCGCGGGCGTAGGGGTCGTCCTTGGGGAGGAGCGGCGCGACGTCCGGCCAGGCCTCGTCGATGTACTGGAGGATGACGAGCGACTCGCAGACGGGCCTGCCGGCGTGGAGCAGGACGGGGATCTTCTTGTGGATGGGGTTGGAGCGGAGGAGCAGCTCGCCCTTGTCCAGGAGGTCCTGCTCGCGGTACTCGTAGGCCACGCCCTTCTCCGCCAGCGCGATCCGGCAGCGCTGCCCGAAGGGGCTCACCCAGAAGTCCAGCAGCAcgacctccgccgccgccgccattgcCACCAGCTGCTCGGTCGATCGGCCTCGAAGCGACGTGGCTGGTAGGGCGAAGGCGTTGGAAATGCCGAAATGGATTAGAGGGTTTGGTTGATCCTTTTCGCCTGAAGTGAAGAGGGAGATTTATGGAGGCAGGCGATCGTGCCGAGGGTTTGTTCGGCCGGCCACCTGTGGTCATCAGTGACGACAGCTACTTTGGTTTTTGGTATACTACAGTCTCGACCGAGAAGGGTCCTTTATTTTGATCTCGTTACCTACTGCGACCACTTTTGTGAAGGGTATTATTCTGATTTGAATACCCAAACTTATTAGACATTTTtggaccaaatttagtcaaattcTGTGCACATTCTGGGCTCAAAATTTAGTATCAGTTACACAGCAGACAGCACTTCACTAATGAACTACTTTCTCAAGAATAAATATGAGAGCATACCATTTGATTATAATGGTAAGGGCAAGGTAAAGGGACTTGAAAAGATTCCAATGTCTAGTAGCATGAGTATATACAATCCGGGGCGTCTGTTGGACACTACATGTGTAGCTGTGTTAGCATCATGCACAGTCCCGGGCTATCTGGCCCCAGCAATTCGAAGAGTGGCACTGTGGCGGCACACCCTCTACGGTGCGTCCTGCCACGGTCTTTGTGGCAACATGGACAATACTCACCATGGTCTGTCATGTCTCGGGTCGTCCACTCTGTATGCCACTATGTCTAACCGTCTGGTCATCCATGACGTACGATACAACTTCCCAGGTCTCCTGTGGTGGTAGATCCAACGACGAGAACCATAACGCGAAATCCAAACTGGGTGGAAGCATGCAGACGGATTGTGAAGCAGAGGATGGAGGGAACGGGGCGTGTGCGTGCAACCAGATCGGGAGGGAAGGTTGGAGGGGACAGGGCGGGGGCGTGTTGTTGGATCGCCAGCAGATGGAGTGGTGGCGAGAAAGAAGCTAACCGGTGAAATTTCCCGTGAAGAGCGCAAtcccctgtttgtttcagctttttgcagcttctggccactaaaagctgttgcggactgtcaaacgctcagcttttcagccagcttctatacaaTTCGTTTGGgcaaaaaccattcaaaatcaacgtaaacacataatcggttgagtcattgcaatagtaggaatccgtcacagccagattatcttcctccgcacgtaatcctaatgatactcagattctctataCAGCTAGATTCtcctcacagccagattttcagaaaagttggtcagaaaaaagctcaaCCAAATATGCTATTATTTATCGCGTCGACCAGGCCAAGGCCAGACTCAACAGGCCTGGTGGAGgaggagggaagagagaggaggaggaCAGGATAGCCATGTCAAGTTCGTCGCCACTTCCCCTCCCCTGTCTCATGTAGCCCTAGATCCTCATTGTGCGCACAGTTTCTCGATAGGAGTACTCGAGTCGGCTTGAAACCTAGCGCTCACCAAGATTTCGAGTGATTGGTACCTTGGGAGGTCGCAGGGACCCGATTTCTCATGCAACCTGAGAGGGGGCGTCGGTCGGGCTCCTTTTTACCCCTCTCCCCCATGGTGGAGGGGTGATGTTCAGTAGCGAATTCAGCTCGTGTTCATTACACAACCTAAAAGCTCCAATCAAATGAAAGTCCAGGCATAGCATCTCCAACGAGGAGCTCTATTTCCCTAAAAATGTTTAGGGCTTCAATTAAAATTTTCACTCCAACCGTTAAGGCTTAAATAATCATAGGAAATAAATCACGTTATTAGGAAAATATATAGTTGAAGATTAAGAGAAAACGAGATAGAGCTCCCATACATGGGGTACTATATTTAGGACATGTGAGACCGAGCTCTATAATTATTTAGTGATTTTTCTCGAGAAAAGAAGTTGACGACCCGTAGACCTTCCACCTCCACACGACATTGCTCCGTCAGGCTTTCGCCCATTGCGGAAAATTCCTCATGATTGCCTCATGTAGGAGTCTGGCCCATGTTCCAGTCCAAGTGTGGCTGATCATCCTTTCGTACCAGCTACTGATCATCATAAAATAGGGTCATTGTTGGAGGATGTTTTTAATGGTCTCGAGCCTTATATTTTAAAACAAGGTCATGTTTAGAGCCTCTTTTGGCTATGCTCTTATAGGAGTTATTTGCTCCTGTGTATTGCATGGCGGTCAAGAATATTTTAGCCGCTGTGTGTGCATGCTTTGCTTTGCTACTGAATCAATGGCTTGGGAGTAGGCAGTACATCAGCTATGCCCGTTAGTTAGTTAGTTATTGGAATTGTTCTTGACATAACCCTTGATTTCACCGATAGGAATGGATTTTGATGCTATTAACTTGTACTTTAAATGCGGTTCACCACCAAAGCCTTGGGAGCGTTCTCGAGCTGAAGGAGCATCTGGTCCTGCAACTTTGAAGTCCCCGTTTACTTCAAAAAAACTTTGAAGTCCCCATCTGGTGGAAGCACCAGCGAAGTTGTTGAAGCTTCTGTACCG contains these protein-coding regions:
- the LOC541991 gene encoding glutathione transferase 6, which encodes MAAAAEVVLLDFWVSPFGQRCRIALAEKGVAYEYREQDLLDKGELLLRSNPIHKKIPVLLHAGRPVCESLVILQYIDEAWPDVAPLLPKDDPYARAQARFWADYIDKKIYDSQTRLWKFEGEAREQAKKDLVEVLETLEGELADKPFFGGGALGFVDVALVPFTSWFLAYEKLGGFSIQEHCPRIVAWAARCRERESVAKALSDPAKVLEFVQFLQSKFGAK